The Streptomyces sp. NBC_01255 genome window below encodes:
- a CDS encoding ABC transporter ATP-binding protein, whose amino-acid sequence MTTTTKTADATTAPTAGEAVLDARGVTMRFGGLTAVRDVNLTVNSGEIVGLIGPNGAGKTTFFNCLTGLYVPTEGEVRYKGTVLPPTSYKVTDAGIARTFQNIRLFHNMTVLENVLVGRHTRMKQGLWSALLRLPGFKKAEAEATERAMELLEFIGLQDKAQHLAKNLPYGEQRKLEIARALASDPGLILLDEPTAGMNPQETRAAEELIFAIRDMGIAVLVIEHDMRFIFNLCDRVAVLVQGQKLIEGDSQTVQSDERVIAAYLGEPVAESTPEVEAPAKEAPAKDALSKDAPAEEDAPSEEDVPSEEDADEAPAEDAPEAADAPESSEATPHDPASGKENDA is encoded by the coding sequence ATGACGACCACCACGAAGACCGCCGACGCGACCACCGCGCCGACCGCCGGCGAGGCCGTTCTCGACGCACGCGGGGTCACCATGCGATTCGGCGGCCTCACCGCCGTCCGCGATGTGAACCTGACCGTCAACAGCGGCGAGATCGTCGGTCTCATCGGCCCCAACGGCGCCGGCAAGACCACCTTCTTCAACTGCCTCACCGGTCTCTACGTCCCCACCGAGGGTGAGGTCCGGTACAAGGGCACGGTCCTGCCGCCCACGTCGTACAAGGTCACCGACGCCGGCATCGCCCGTACCTTCCAGAACATCCGTCTGTTCCACAACATGACGGTCCTGGAGAACGTCCTCGTCGGACGCCACACCCGGATGAAGCAGGGCCTCTGGTCGGCGCTTCTCCGTCTGCCCGGCTTCAAGAAGGCCGAGGCGGAGGCGACCGAGCGGGCCATGGAGCTCCTGGAGTTCATCGGCCTCCAGGACAAGGCGCAGCACCTCGCCAAGAACCTCCCGTACGGAGAGCAGCGCAAGCTGGAGATCGCCCGCGCCCTCGCGAGCGACCCCGGTCTGATCCTGCTCGACGAGCCCACCGCCGGCATGAACCCGCAGGAGACGCGGGCGGCGGAGGAACTCATCTTCGCCATCCGGGACATGGGCATCGCCGTGCTCGTCATCGAGCACGACATGCGGTTCATCTTCAACCTCTGCGACCGGGTCGCCGTGCTCGTCCAGGGCCAGAAGCTGATCGAGGGCGACAGCCAGACCGTCCAGAGCGACGAGCGGGTCATCGCCGCGTACCTGGGCGAGCCCGTCGCGGAGAGCACGCCGGAGGTGGAGGCCCCCGCCAAGGAGGCCCCCGCGAAGGACGCGCTCTCCAAGGACGCGCCCGCCGAGGAGGACGCGCCTTCGGAGGAGGACGTGCCTTCGGAGGAGGACGCCGACGAGGCCCCCGCCGAGGACGCCCCTGAGGCCGCCGACGCCCCGGAGTCCTCGGAGGCCACCCCGCACGACCCTGCTTCGGGCAAGGAGAACGACGCATGA
- a CDS encoding branched-chain amino acid ABC transporter permease, whose product MTTISENPQAPSVSKRDEATGLIGFVPAKAARALVLGGAVLTVASCFLAWTWTPTFPGDLTYYGSPAGLQLQVLVLGLLTALFALSSYGVKGTRWLTPAGADAAVKVAALAAFGTTWYTVAAISISLGGPVNLEPGGAIVALATLITLLGALALPFERPAVHPVDPEDTGWDQFKHRAGNGWTAFKGAFAATGTARKLPPMHSSVEILIITGILAVALGVFTYGVGTEYDELFLGFLITAGVGFAAISKSGLMQQATQLTKKHQNLTIAGAFTAAALFPFTQTDDQYATLGVYILIFATVALGLNIVVGLAGLLDLGYVAFLGVGAYAAALVSGAPTSPFGVHFPFWAAVLVGAGASLVFGVLIGAPTLRLRGDYLAIVTLGFGEIFRIAVMNTDGTSGPDITNGSNGIASIPNLNIFGFDFGAEHAIAGFTIGRFANYFFLMLLIMAVVVLVFRRSGDSRIGRAWVAIREDETAALAMGINGFRVKLIAFALGASLAGLAGTVQAHVTYTVTPEQYLFAGPIPPNSAFLLAAVVLGGMGTMSGPLVGASLLFLIPNKLQFMGEYQLFAFGVALILLMRFRPEGMIANRRNQLEFHENDETPAPLAKAGA is encoded by the coding sequence ATGACCACCATCTCCGAGAACCCCCAGGCACCATCGGTCTCCAAGCGTGACGAGGCGACCGGTCTGATCGGCTTCGTGCCGGCGAAGGCCGCCCGCGCGCTCGTCCTGGGCGGCGCCGTCCTCACGGTCGCCAGCTGCTTCCTCGCCTGGACCTGGACGCCCACGTTCCCCGGCGACCTCACGTACTACGGCTCCCCGGCCGGCCTCCAGCTCCAGGTTCTTGTCCTGGGTCTGCTCACCGCCCTCTTCGCCCTCTCCTCGTACGGCGTCAAGGGCACCCGCTGGCTGACCCCGGCCGGCGCCGACGCGGCCGTCAAGGTCGCCGCGCTCGCCGCCTTCGGCACCACCTGGTACACCGTCGCCGCGATCAGCATCTCGCTGGGCGGGCCAGTCAACCTGGAGCCGGGCGGCGCGATCGTCGCCCTCGCCACCCTGATCACCCTTCTCGGCGCCCTCGCCCTTCCCTTCGAGCGGCCCGCGGTGCACCCCGTGGACCCCGAGGACACCGGCTGGGACCAGTTCAAGCACCGCGCCGGCAACGGCTGGACGGCCTTCAAGGGCGCCTTCGCCGCCACCGGCACCGCCCGCAAGCTGCCCCCGATGCACTCCTCGGTCGAGATCCTGATCATCACGGGCATCCTCGCCGTGGCGCTCGGCGTCTTCACCTACGGCGTCGGCACCGAGTACGACGAGCTGTTCCTCGGCTTCCTGATCACGGCCGGCGTCGGCTTCGCCGCAATCAGCAAGTCGGGCCTCATGCAGCAGGCCACGCAGCTCACCAAGAAGCACCAGAACCTCACCATCGCGGGCGCGTTCACCGCGGCGGCGCTCTTCCCCTTCACCCAGACCGACGACCAGTACGCGACGCTCGGTGTCTACATCCTGATCTTCGCCACAGTCGCCCTGGGCCTGAACATCGTCGTCGGCCTCGCCGGTCTCCTCGACCTCGGTTACGTCGCCTTCCTCGGCGTCGGCGCCTACGCGGCCGCCCTCGTCTCGGGAGCCCCGACCTCCCCGTTCGGCGTGCACTTCCCCTTCTGGGCCGCCGTCCTGGTCGGCGCCGGAGCCTCCCTGGTCTTCGGTGTCCTCATCGGCGCCCCGACCCTGCGGCTGCGCGGCGACTACCTCGCCATCGTGACGCTCGGTTTCGGTGAGATCTTCCGCATCGCCGTCATGAACACCGACGGCACCTCCGGTCCGGACATCACCAACGGCTCCAACGGCATCGCGTCCATCCCGAACCTGAACATCTTCGGGTTCGACTTCGGCGCGGAGCACGCGATCGCCGGATTCACCATCGGCCGCTTCGCGAACTACTTCTTCCTGATGCTGCTGATCATGGCGGTCGTCGTGCTGGTCTTCCGGCGCAGCGGCGACTCCCGCATCGGCCGCGCCTGGGTCGCCATCCGCGAGGACGAGACCGCGGCGCTCGCCATGGGCATCAACGGCTTCCGGGTCAAGCTCATCGCCTTCGCGCTCGGCGCCTCGCTCGCCGGTCTCGCCGGCACCGTGCAGGCCCACGTCACCTACACGGTGACGCCGGAGCAGTACCTGTTCGCCGGTCCGATCCCGCCCAACTCCGCCTTCCTGCTCGCGGCCGTCGTCCTCGGCGGCATGGGCACGATGAGCGGCCCGCTGGTCGGTGCCTCGCTGCTCTTCCTCATTCCCAACAAGCTCCAGTTCATGGGCGAGTACCAGCTCTTCGCCTTCGGCGTCGCGCTGATCCTGCTCATGCGCTTCCGCCCGGAGGGCATGATCGCCAACCGGCGCAACCAGCTGGAGTTCCACGAGAACGACGAGACGCCCGCCCCGCTCGCGAAGGCAGGTGCCTGA
- a CDS encoding branched-chain amino acid ABC transporter permease, giving the protein MNELPQQLVNGLLLGSMYGLVAVGYTMVYGIVQLINFAHGEIFMTGGFGALTVWLILPGGTSMWVALPVMIIGAVLVATTIAVGAERFAYRPLRGGPRLAPLITAIGLSLALQYAVWVWYPEAKSARTFPQIPGGPIELGPITIQTGDVFLLIAAPICMAVLAFFVMRTRVGRGMQATAQDPDTAKLMGVNTDRIIVIAFALGAAMAAVGAVAYGLKYGVVDYKMGFLLGLKAFTAAVLGGIGNIYGAMIGGVVLGIAETMATAYVSHIPGMEQLGGQSWADVWAFVLLIVVLLARPQGLLGERVADRA; this is encoded by the coding sequence GTGAACGAACTGCCGCAGCAGCTGGTCAACGGCCTGCTACTGGGATCCATGTACGGGCTCGTCGCCGTCGGCTACACGATGGTCTACGGCATCGTCCAGCTCATCAACTTCGCCCATGGCGAGATCTTCATGACCGGCGGCTTCGGGGCGCTCACGGTCTGGCTCATCCTGCCCGGCGGCACCAGCATGTGGGTCGCGCTGCCCGTCATGATCATCGGTGCCGTGCTCGTCGCGACGACCATAGCCGTCGGAGCGGAACGGTTCGCCTACCGTCCGCTGCGCGGCGGCCCCCGCCTCGCCCCGCTCATCACGGCCATCGGTCTCTCGCTCGCCCTGCAGTACGCGGTGTGGGTGTGGTACCCCGAGGCGAAGTCCGCCCGGACCTTCCCGCAGATCCCCGGCGGCCCGATCGAGCTCGGCCCGATCACCATCCAGACCGGTGACGTCTTCCTCCTGATCGCCGCCCCGATCTGCATGGCCGTCCTCGCCTTCTTCGTGATGCGCACCCGCGTCGGCCGCGGCATGCAGGCCACGGCGCAGGACCCGGACACCGCGAAGCTCATGGGTGTCAACACCGACCGGATCATCGTGATCGCGTTCGCCCTCGGCGCCGCGATGGCCGCCGTCGGCGCCGTCGCCTACGGCCTCAAGTACGGCGTCGTCGATTACAAGATGGGCTTCCTCCTCGGACTCAAGGCCTTCACGGCCGCCGTCCTCGGCGGTATCGGCAACATCTACGGAGCCATGATCGGCGGAGTCGTCCTCGGTATCGCCGAGACCATGGCGACGGCGTACGTCAGCCACATCCCCGGTATGGAGCAGCTCGGCGGCCAGTCCTGGGCCGACGTCTGGGCCTTCGTACTCCTCATCGTCGTACTCCTCGCCCGGCCACAAGGCCTCCTGGGCGAGCGCGTCGCGGACAGGGCGTGA
- a CDS encoding branched-chain amino acid ABC transporter substrate-binding protein, with protein MRNRSLLILTTAVTAGALTLTACGSRDDKGGAAENGDGGNVTVTIGLDAPLTGELSALGLGIKNSADLAVKTANEKAYVKGVTFKLESLDDQAQPSAGQQNAVKFVADKSVLGVVGPLNSSVAESMQKVFDDAKLVQVSPANTNPALTQGVNWSSGDKKRGYKSYFRTATTDAIQGPFAAQYVFNKAKKTKAFIIDDKKTYGAGLAGTFKGEFEKLGGKVLGTEHINPDTKDFSAVATKVKSSGADVVYYGGEYPAAGPLAKQIKEAGAKVTVVGGDAIFSPEYVKLGGAAATNGDIATSVGSPIEELASAKEFLTNYKAKGYKEAYEAYGGYAYDSTWAIIEAVKKATEGNGGKVPERAKVVEAMQGVSFEGVTGKVSFDEFGDTTNKQLTVYKVEGGAFKPVESGTFGG; from the coding sequence GTGCGAAACCGTTCGTTGCTCATACTCACCACCGCGGTCACCGCGGGTGCACTCACCCTCACCGCCTGCGGATCGCGTGACGACAAGGGCGGCGCCGCCGAGAACGGCGACGGTGGCAACGTCACCGTGACCATCGGTCTCGACGCTCCGCTCACCGGTGAGCTGTCCGCCCTCGGCCTCGGCATCAAGAACTCGGCCGACCTCGCGGTCAAGACGGCCAACGAGAAGGCCTACGTCAAGGGCGTGACCTTCAAGCTGGAGTCCCTGGACGACCAGGCGCAGCCCTCCGCCGGCCAGCAGAACGCGGTCAAGTTCGTCGCCGACAAGAGCGTCCTCGGCGTCGTCGGCCCGCTGAACTCCTCCGTCGCCGAGTCGATGCAGAAGGTCTTCGACGACGCGAAGCTGGTGCAGGTCTCCCCGGCCAACACCAACCCGGCCCTGACCCAGGGTGTCAACTGGTCCTCCGGCGACAAGAAGCGCGGCTACAAGTCGTACTTCCGCACCGCCACCACGGACGCCATCCAGGGCCCGTTCGCCGCCCAGTACGTCTTCAACAAGGCCAAGAAGACCAAGGCCTTCATCATCGATGACAAGAAGACCTACGGCGCCGGCCTCGCGGGCACCTTCAAGGGCGAGTTCGAGAAGCTCGGCGGCAAGGTCCTCGGCACCGAGCACATCAACCCCGACACCAAGGACTTCTCCGCGGTCGCGACCAAGGTGAAGAGCTCCGGCGCCGACGTCGTCTACTACGGTGGCGAGTACCCGGCCGCCGGCCCGCTGGCCAAGCAGATCAAGGAAGCCGGCGCGAAGGTCACCGTCGTCGGTGGCGACGCGATCTTCAGCCCCGAGTACGTGAAGCTCGGCGGCGCGGCCGCGACCAACGGCGACATCGCCACCTCCGTCGGCTCGCCGATCGAGGAGCTCGCCTCCGCCAAGGAGTTCCTGACCAACTACAAGGCCAAGGGCTACAAGGAGGCCTACGAGGCCTACGGTGGCTACGCCTACGACTCCACCTGGGCGATCATCGAGGCCGTCAAGAAGGCCACCGAGGGCAACGGCGGCAAGGTCCCCGAGCGCGCCAAGGTCGTCGAGGCCATGCAGGGCGTCTCCTTCGAGGGTGTGACCGGCAAGGTCTCCTTCGACGAGTTCGGTGACACCACCAACAAGCAGCTGACCGTCTACAAGGTCGAGGGCGGCGCGTTCAAGCCGGTCGAGTCCGGGACCTTCGGCGGCTGA
- a CDS encoding hotdog fold thioesterase has protein sequence MGEQQHVKFPQEVIDEYAALGVDLPALFSAGHLGNRMGVQILEASAERVVGTMPVEGNTQPYGLLHGGASAVLAETLGSIGSMLHGGVSRIAVGVDLNCTHHRGVRSGLVTGVATPVHRGRSTATYEIVISDEEGRRVCSARLTCLLREVTAKDAGIVAGG, from the coding sequence ATGGGCGAACAGCAGCACGTGAAGTTCCCGCAGGAGGTCATCGACGAGTACGCGGCACTGGGAGTCGACCTGCCCGCGCTCTTCTCCGCCGGGCACCTCGGCAACCGGATGGGCGTGCAGATCCTGGAGGCCTCGGCCGAGCGGGTCGTCGGCACGATGCCGGTGGAGGGCAACACGCAGCCGTACGGGCTGCTGCACGGCGGCGCCTCCGCGGTGCTCGCCGAGACGCTGGGCTCCATCGGCTCGATGCTGCACGGCGGGGTGTCCAGGATCGCGGTCGGCGTCGACCTCAACTGCACCCATCACCGCGGGGTGCGCAGCGGCCTCGTGACGGGCGTGGCGACCCCCGTGCACCGCGGGCGGTCCACCGCCACGTACGAGATCGTGATCAGCGACGAGGAGGGCAGGCGGGTCTGCTCGGCTCGGCTGACCTGCCTGCTGCGCGAGGTCACGGCGAAGGACGCGGGGATCGTCGCGGGCGGCTGA
- a CDS encoding FdhF/YdeP family oxidoreductase, protein MVSKPPAGDPVQDAPQVTPPQHAAAGLPAIGHTLRIAREQMGLRRTARTLLKVNQKDGFDCPGCAWPEEDKRHVAEFCENGAKAVAEEATLRRVTPEFFAAHPVADLATRSGYWLGQQGRITQPMLLPEGGERYEPVTWERAFAIIAEELRALGSPDEALFYTSGRTSNEAAFLLQLFAREFGTNNLPDCSNMCHESSGSALTETIGIGKGSVSLEDLHRADLIVVAGQNPGTNHPRMLSALEKAKAAGAKIISVNPLPEAGLEKFKNPQTPQGMLKGAALTDLFLQIRIGGDQALFRLLNKLVLETPGAVDEEFVREHTHGYEEFTAAARAADWDETLAATGLDRAEIERALEMVLASERTIVCWAMGLTQHKHSVPTIREVVNFLLLRGNIGRPGAGVCPVRGHSNVQGDRTMGIFERPAPAFLDALDKEFGIVSPRHHGYDVVRSIQALRDGEAKVFFAMGGNFVGATPDTEVTEAAMRQARLTVHVSTKLNRSHAVTGTRALILPTLGRTDKDVQKSGRQIVTVEDSMSLVHASRGNLPPASPHLLSEPAIVARMARAALGDGSATPWEEFEADYATIRDRIARVVPGFEDFNARLAANAGGFALPHGPRDERRFPTKTGKANFTAAPVEYPKVPEGRLLLQTLRSHDQYNTTIYGLDDRYRGIKGGRRVVLVHPEDAAALGLADGAYTDLVSEWTDGTERRAPGFRVVHYPTSRGCAAAYYPETNVLVPLESTADVSNTPASKSVIVRLEQSQSA, encoded by the coding sequence ATGGTCAGCAAGCCCCCGGCCGGTGACCCGGTACAGGACGCACCGCAGGTCACGCCGCCGCAGCACGCCGCAGCGGGCCTGCCCGCCATCGGGCACACGCTGCGGATCGCGCGGGAGCAGATGGGGCTGCGGCGCACCGCGCGCACCCTGCTCAAGGTCAACCAGAAGGACGGCTTCGACTGCCCCGGCTGCGCGTGGCCGGAGGAGGACAAGAGGCACGTCGCCGAGTTCTGCGAGAACGGCGCGAAGGCGGTCGCCGAGGAGGCGACGCTGCGCCGGGTGACCCCGGAGTTCTTCGCCGCGCATCCGGTGGCGGACCTGGCGACCCGCAGCGGGTACTGGCTGGGCCAGCAGGGCCGGATCACCCAGCCCATGCTGCTGCCGGAGGGCGGCGAGCGGTACGAGCCGGTGACCTGGGAGCGGGCCTTCGCGATCATCGCCGAGGAGCTCCGGGCCCTGGGCTCCCCCGACGAGGCGCTGTTCTACACGTCGGGCCGGACCAGCAACGAGGCCGCGTTCCTGCTCCAGCTCTTCGCCCGCGAGTTCGGCACGAACAACCTGCCGGACTGCTCCAACATGTGCCACGAGTCCTCCGGTTCGGCGCTGACCGAGACCATCGGGATCGGCAAGGGCAGCGTCTCCCTTGAGGACCTGCACCGGGCCGACCTGATCGTCGTGGCGGGGCAGAACCCGGGCACGAACCACCCCCGGATGCTCTCCGCCCTGGAGAAGGCGAAGGCCGCGGGCGCGAAGATCATCTCGGTCAATCCGCTGCCCGAGGCCGGTCTGGAGAAGTTCAAGAACCCGCAGACCCCGCAGGGCATGCTCAAGGGCGCCGCGCTCACCGACCTCTTCCTCCAGATCCGGATAGGCGGCGACCAGGCCCTCTTCCGGCTCCTCAACAAGCTGGTACTGGAGACGCCCGGGGCGGTCGACGAGGAGTTCGTACGGGAACACACCCACGGGTACGAGGAGTTCACGGCGGCGGCGCGGGCGGCCGACTGGGACGAGACGCTCGCCGCGACCGGTCTCGACCGCGCCGAGATCGAACGGGCCCTGGAGATGGTGCTCGCGTCGGAGCGGACGATCGTCTGCTGGGCGATGGGCCTCACCCAGCACAAGCACTCCGTGCCGACCATCCGCGAGGTGGTCAACTTCCTTCTGCTGCGCGGGAACATCGGGCGGCCGGGCGCGGGCGTGTGCCCGGTGCGGGGCCATTCGAACGTGCAGGGCGACCGGACGATGGGGATCTTCGAGCGCCCCGCGCCGGCCTTCCTCGACGCCCTGGACAAGGAGTTCGGGATCGTCTCGCCGCGCCACCACGGCTACGACGTGGTCCGCTCGATCCAGGCGCTGCGCGACGGCGAGGCGAAGGTGTTCTTCGCGATGGGCGGCAACTTCGTGGGGGCGACCCCCGACACGGAGGTGACGGAGGCGGCGATGCGGCAGGCCCGGCTGACCGTCCATGTCTCGACGAAGCTGAACCGCTCGCACGCGGTCACGGGCACGCGCGCGCTGATCCTGCCCACGCTCGGGCGCACGGACAAGGACGTGCAGAAGAGCGGCCGCCAGATCGTGACGGTCGAGGACTCGATGAGTCTGGTGCACGCCTCGCGCGGCAATCTGCCGCCGGCGAGCCCGCACCTGCTGTCCGAGCCGGCGATCGTGGCGCGCATGGCGCGGGCCGCCCTCGGGGACGGATCCGCCACGCCCTGGGAGGAGTTCGAGGCCGACTACGCCACGATCCGGGACCGCATCGCGCGCGTGGTGCCCGGTTTCGAGGACTTCAACGCCCGTCTCGCGGCGAACGCCGGCGGCTTCGCGCTGCCGCACGGCCCGCGCGACGAGCGCCGCTTCCCCACGAAGACCGGCAAGGCCAACTTCACGGCCGCGCCCGTCGAGTACCCGAAGGTGCCGGAGGGCCGGCTGCTGCTCCAGACGCTCCGCTCGCACGACCAGTACAACACCACGATCTACGGCCTGGACGACCGCTACCGGGGCATCAAGGGCGGCCGCCGGGTCGTCCTCGTCCACCCCGAGGACGCGGCGGCGCTCGGGCTCGCCGACGGGGCGTACACGGATCTGGTGAGCGAGTGGACGGACGGGACCGAGCGGCGGGCGCCCGGCTTCCGGGTGGTGCACTACCCGACGTCGCGGGGCTGTGCGGCGGCCTACTACCCGGAGACGAACGTGCTCGTCCCGCTGGAGTCCACGGCGGACGTCAGCAACACACCCGCCAGCAAGTCCGTGATCGTCCGTCTGGAACAATCGCAGTCCGCCTAA
- the polA gene encoding DNA polymerase I — translation MAETASKKTEKTEADRPRLLLMDGHSLAYRAFFALPAENFTTATGQPTNAIYGFASMLANTLRDEAPTHFAVAFDVSRKTWRSEEFPEYKANRSKTPDEFKGQVELIGELLDAMNVPRFAVDGFEADDVIATLTTQAEAEGFDVRIFTGDRDSFQLVSDRTTVIYPTKGVSEVTHFTPEKVQEKYGLTPSQYPDFAALRGDPSDNLPGIPGVGEKTAAKWINQFGSFDELVERAEEVKGKAGQNFRDHLESVKLNRRLTAMVTDVELPKGVTDLAREPYDRGAVALVLDTLEIRNPSLRERLLAVDPGAAEDTAPAPEAGVEIDGTVLGAGELAPWLAEHGAEPLGIATVDSWALGTGNVSEVALAAAGGAAAWFEPSALDETDERAWAAWIADPARPKVMHNAKGAMRVFPEHGWSIAGVTMDTALAAYLVKPGRRSFALDALSVEYLHRELAPAAAADGQLAFGADDTAEAEALMTQARAVLDLADAFDERLGEVGARELLHDVELPTSVLLARLERHGIAADRDHLEAMEQQFAGAVQQAVKEAHASVGHEFNLGSPKQLQEVFFGELNLPKTKKTKTGYTTDADALAWLAGQTEHDLPVIMLRHREQARLRSTVEGLIKTVAADGRIHTTFSQTVAATGRLSSTDPNLQNVPVRTDEGRAIRHGFVVGEGYEALMTADYSQIELRVMAHLSEDEGLIEAFASGEDLHTTVASQVFGVERSAVDAEMRRKIKAMSYGLAYGLSAFGLAQQLSIDPGEAAGLRDTYFERFGGVRDYLRRVVDEARATGYTETILGRRRYLPDLNSDNRQRRESAERMALNAPIQGTAADIVKVAMLNVDRALTEAGLASRMLLQVHDEIVLELAPGEREQVEALVREQMSAAADLRAPLDVSVGVGHDWDSAAH, via the coding sequence GTGGCCGAGACAGCATCGAAGAAGACCGAGAAGACCGAAGCGGACCGCCCGCGACTCCTCCTCATGGACGGGCACTCCCTGGCGTACCGCGCGTTCTTCGCGCTGCCCGCGGAGAACTTCACCACCGCTACGGGCCAGCCGACGAACGCGATCTATGGTTTCGCCTCGATGCTGGCGAACACCCTCCGCGACGAGGCGCCCACGCACTTCGCGGTGGCGTTCGACGTGTCCCGCAAGACCTGGCGGTCCGAGGAGTTCCCGGAGTACAAGGCGAACCGCTCGAAGACCCCCGACGAGTTCAAGGGGCAGGTCGAGCTGATCGGCGAGCTCCTCGACGCGATGAACGTGCCGCGCTTCGCCGTCGACGGCTTCGAGGCCGACGACGTCATCGCGACCCTCACCACCCAGGCCGAGGCCGAGGGCTTCGACGTCCGGATCTTCACCGGCGACCGGGACTCCTTCCAACTGGTCTCCGACCGCACCACCGTGATCTACCCCACCAAGGGCGTCTCCGAGGTCACCCACTTCACCCCGGAGAAGGTCCAGGAGAAGTACGGCCTGACCCCCTCGCAGTACCCCGACTTCGCCGCCCTGCGCGGCGACCCGTCCGACAACCTCCCCGGCATCCCCGGCGTCGGCGAGAAGACCGCCGCCAAGTGGATCAACCAGTTCGGTTCGTTCGACGAGCTCGTCGAACGCGCCGAGGAGGTCAAGGGCAAGGCCGGCCAGAACTTCCGCGACCACCTGGAGTCGGTGAAGCTCAACCGCCGCCTGACCGCGATGGTCACGGACGTCGAGCTGCCGAAGGGCGTCACGGACCTCGCCCGCGAGCCGTACGACCGCGGGGCGGTCGCCCTCGTCCTCGACACCCTGGAGATCCGCAACCCCTCGCTGCGCGAGCGGCTCCTCGCCGTCGACCCGGGTGCCGCCGAGGACACCGCCCCGGCCCCGGAGGCGGGCGTCGAGATCGACGGCACCGTCCTCGGCGCCGGCGAGCTCGCCCCCTGGCTCGCCGAGCACGGCGCCGAGCCCCTCGGCATCGCCACCGTCGACAGCTGGGCCCTCGGCACGGGGAACGTGAGCGAGGTCGCCCTCGCCGCCGCCGGGGGAGCCGCCGCCTGGTTCGAGCCCAGCGCCCTCGACGAGACCGACGAGCGGGCCTGGGCCGCGTGGATCGCCGACCCGGCCCGCCCGAAGGTCATGCACAACGCCAAGGGCGCCATGCGGGTCTTCCCCGAGCACGGCTGGAGCATCGCGGGCGTCACCATGGACACCGCCCTCGCCGCCTACCTCGTCAAGCCAGGCCGGCGCTCCTTCGCGCTCGACGCGCTCTCCGTCGAGTACCTCCACCGCGAGCTCGCCCCGGCCGCCGCCGCCGACGGCCAGCTCGCCTTCGGCGCCGACGACACCGCCGAGGCCGAGGCCCTCATGACCCAGGCCCGCGCGGTCCTCGACCTCGCCGACGCCTTCGACGAGCGGCTCGGCGAGGTCGGGGCCCGCGAGCTCCTCCACGACGTCGAGCTGCCCACCTCCGTCCTCCTCGCCCGCCTGGAGCGGCACGGCATCGCCGCCGACCGCGACCACCTGGAGGCCATGGAGCAGCAGTTCGCCGGCGCCGTGCAGCAGGCCGTGAAGGAGGCGCACGCCTCCGTCGGCCACGAGTTCAACCTCGGCTCGCCCAAGCAGCTCCAGGAGGTCTTCTTCGGCGAGCTGAACCTGCCGAAGACCAAGAAGACCAAGACCGGGTACACGACGGACGCCGACGCGCTCGCCTGGCTGGCCGGCCAGACCGAGCACGACCTGCCCGTGATCATGCTCCGCCACCGCGAGCAGGCCCGGCTCCGCTCCACCGTCGAAGGCCTGATCAAGACCGTCGCCGCCGACGGCCGGATCCACACCACCTTCAGTCAGACGGTCGCTGCCACCGGACGCCTCTCGTCCACCGACCCGAACCTGCAGAACGTGCCGGTGCGCACGGACGAGGGCCGGGCCATCCGGCACGGCTTCGTCGTCGGCGAGGGCTACGAGGCCCTCATGACCGCCGACTACAGCCAGATCGAGCTGCGGGTCATGGCCCACCTCTCCGAGGACGAGGGCCTCATCGAGGCCTTCGCCTCCGGCGAGGACCTGCACACCACGGTCGCCTCCCAGGTCTTCGGTGTCGAGCGGTCCGCCGTCGACGCCGAGATGCGCCGCAAGATCAAGGCCATGTCGTACGGGCTGGCCTACGGCCTCTCCGCCTTCGGCCTCGCGCAGCAGCTGAGCATCGACCCGGGCGAGGCCGCCGGCCTGCGGGACACCTACTTCGAGCGCTTCGGCGGGGTACGGGACTACCTGCGCCGGGTCGTCGACGAGGCCCGCGCCACCGGCTACACGGAGACCATCCTCGGCCGCCGCCGCTACCTGCCGGACCTCAACAGCGACAACCGGCAGCGCCGCGAGTCCGCCGAGCGGATGGCGCTCAACGCCCCGATCCAGGGCACGGCCGCCGACATCGTCAAGGTCGCCATGCTCAATGTCGACAGGGCACTGACGGAGGCGGGCCTCGCCTCCCGGATGCTCCTCCAGGTCCACGACGAAATCGTGCTCGAACTCGCCCCCGGCGAGCGCGAGCAGGTCGAGGCCCTGGTCCGCGAACAGATGTCCGCCGCGGCAGACCTCCGAGCCCCACTCGACGTCTCCGTCGGCGTAGGCCACGACTGGGACTCGGCGGCCCACTGA